The Symphalangus syndactylus isolate Jambi chromosome 8, NHGRI_mSymSyn1-v2.1_pri, whole genome shotgun sequence genome includes a window with the following:
- the BCS1L gene encoding mitochondrial chaperone BCS1 isoform X2, protein MEHRHDFGPESSGYPGGVQNRDATAAPGPSSSGCSLQYLLRRVPSAQAHPDPGARKTLPPARSTRIPFPVPPRSRSLTSRPRAGGSRISMVGHGWSGTRGPLCATASCSAASRILGMWKPLSLPLAGCRARELALQQEEGKTVMYTAVGSEWRPFGYPRRRRPLNSVVLQQGLADRIVRDVQEFIDNPKWYTDRGIPYRRGYLLYGPPGCGKSSFITALAGELEHSICLLSLTDSSLSDDRLNHLLSVAPQQSLVLLEDVDAAFLSRDLAVENPVKYQGLGRLTFSGLLNALDGVASTEARIVFMTTNHVDRLDPALIRPGRVDLKEYVGYCSHWQLTQMFQRFYPGQAPSLAEDFAEHVLRATNQISPAQVQGYFMLYKNDPVGAIHNAESLRR, encoded by the exons ATGGAGCATCGTCATGATTTTGGTCCTGAGAGCAGCGGGTACCCGGGCGGGGTCCAGAACCGTGACGCGACTGCGGCGCCGGGGCCCAGCTCATCTGGGTGCTCCCTTCAGTACCTCCTTCGGAGAGTTCCCAGCGCCCAGGCCCACCCTGATCCCGGGGCTCGAAAAACTTTGCCTCCAGCTCGCTCCACCCGCATTCCCTTCCCAGTTCCGCCCCGCAGCCGCTCACTCACCTCCAGACCCAGAGCCGGCGGGAGCCGCATCTCTATGGTCGGCCACGGCTGGAGCGGCACCCGGGGCCCTCTTTGTGCGACCGCCTCCTGCTCAGCCGCCTCTAGGATATTGGGGATGTGGAAgccactctctcttcctcttgccgGCTGCCGGG CTCGAGAGCTAGCCTTGcagcaggaggaagggaagacCGTGATGTACACAGCTGTGGGCTCTGAATGGCGTCCCTTTGGCTATCCACGCCGCCGGCGACCACTGAATTCTGTGGTTCTACAACAGGGTCTGGCTGACCGAATTGTCAGAGACGTCCAGGAATTCATCGATAACCCCAAGTGGTACACTGACAGAG GCATTCCTTACAGACGTGGCTACCTGCTTTATGGGCCCCCTGGTTGCGGAAAGAGCAGTTTTAT CACAGCCCTGGCTGGGGAACTGGAGCACAGCATCTGCCTGCTGAGCCTCACGGACTCCAGCCTCTCTGATGACCGACTCAACCACCTGCTGAGCGTGGCCCCGCAGCAGAGCCTGGTACTCCTGGAGGATGTGGATGCTGCTTTTCTCAGTCGAGACTTGGCTGTGGAGA ACCCAGTAAAGTACCAAGGCCTAGGTCGCCTCACCTTCAGTGGACTGCTCAATGCCTTGGATGGTGTGGCTTCCACTGAGGCCCGCATCGTGTTCATGACCACCAACCATGTTGACAG GCTGGACCCCGCCCTGATACGCCCGGGGCGAGTGGACCTGAAGGAGTACGTGGGCTACTGCTCACACTGGCAGCTGACCCAGATGTTCCAGAGGTTCTATCCAGGGCAGGCACCTTCCTTAGCTGAGGACTTTGCAGAACATGTCCTTCGAGCTACAAACCAGATCAGTCCTGCCCAGGTGCAGGGCTACTTCATGCTGTATAAAAATGACCCTGTAGGAGCAATTCACAATGCTGAGTCTCTGAGGAGATGA
- the BCS1L gene encoding mitochondrial chaperone BCS1 isoform X1 has translation MPLSDFILALKDNPYFGAGFGLVGVGTALALARKGAQLGLVAFRRHYMITLEVPARDRSYAWLLSWLTRHSTRTQHLSVETSYLQHESGRISTKFEFVPSPGNHFIWYRGKWIRVERSREMQMIDLQTGTPWESVTFTALGTDRKVFFNILEEARELALQQEEGKTVMYTAVGSEWRPFGYPRRRRPLNSVVLQQGLADRIVRDVQEFIDNPKWYTDRGIPYRRGYLLYGPPGCGKSSFITALAGELEHSICLLSLTDSSLSDDRLNHLLSVAPQQSLVLLEDVDAAFLSRDLAVENPVKYQGLGRLTFSGLLNALDGVASTEARIVFMTTNHVDRLDPALIRPGRVDLKEYVGYCSHWQLTQMFQRFYPGQAPSLAEDFAEHVLRATNQISPAQVQGYFMLYKNDPVGAIHNAESLRR, from the exons ATGCCACTTTCAGACTTTATTCTGGCCCTGAAGGACAATCCCTACTTTGGGGCTGGATTTGGGCTGGTGGGTGTGGGcacagccctggccctggcccggAAGGGTGCCcaactgggcctggtggcattcCGGCGCCATTACATGATCACACTGGAAGTCCCTGCTCGAGACAGGAGCTATGCCTGGTTGCTTAGCTGGCTTACCCGCCACAGTACCCGTACTCAGCACCTCAGTGTCGAGACTTCATACCTTCAGCATGAGAGCGGCCGCATTTCCACTAAGTTTGAATTTGTCCCCAGCCCTGGAAACCACTTTATCTG GTATCGGGGGAAATGGATCCGGGTAGAACGAAGTCGAGAGATGCAGATGATAGACTTGCAGACGGGGACTCCTTGGGAATCTGTCACCTTCACAGCCCTGGGCACTGACCGAAAGGTTTTCTTCAACATCCTGGAGGAAG CTCGAGAGCTAGCCTTGcagcaggaggaagggaagacCGTGATGTACACAGCTGTGGGCTCTGAATGGCGTCCCTTTGGCTATCCACGCCGCCGGCGACCACTGAATTCTGTGGTTCTACAACAGGGTCTGGCTGACCGAATTGTCAGAGACGTCCAGGAATTCATCGATAACCCCAAGTGGTACACTGACAGAG GCATTCCTTACAGACGTGGCTACCTGCTTTATGGGCCCCCTGGTTGCGGAAAGAGCAGTTTTAT CACAGCCCTGGCTGGGGAACTGGAGCACAGCATCTGCCTGCTGAGCCTCACGGACTCCAGCCTCTCTGATGACCGACTCAACCACCTGCTGAGCGTGGCCCCGCAGCAGAGCCTGGTACTCCTGGAGGATGTGGATGCTGCTTTTCTCAGTCGAGACTTGGCTGTGGAGA ACCCAGTAAAGTACCAAGGCCTAGGTCGCCTCACCTTCAGTGGACTGCTCAATGCCTTGGATGGTGTGGCTTCCACTGAGGCCCGCATCGTGTTCATGACCACCAACCATGTTGACAG GCTGGACCCCGCCCTGATACGCCCGGGGCGAGTGGACCTGAAGGAGTACGTGGGCTACTGCTCACACTGGCAGCTGACCCAGATGTTCCAGAGGTTCTATCCAGGGCAGGCACCTTCCTTAGCTGAGGACTTTGCAGAACATGTCCTTCGAGCTACAAACCAGATCAGTCCTGCCCAGGTGCAGGGCTACTTCATGCTGTATAAAAATGACCCTGTAGGAGCAATTCACAATGCTGAGTCTCTGAGGAGATGA
- the BCS1L gene encoding mitochondrial chaperone BCS1 isoform X3 produces the protein MQMIDLQTGTPWESVTFTALGTDRKVFFNILEEARELALQQEEGKTVMYTAVGSEWRPFGYPRRRRPLNSVVLQQGLADRIVRDVQEFIDNPKWYTDRGIPYRRGYLLYGPPGCGKSSFITALAGELEHSICLLSLTDSSLSDDRLNHLLSVAPQQSLVLLEDVDAAFLSRDLAVENPVKYQGLGRLTFSGLLNALDGVASTEARIVFMTTNHVDRLDPALIRPGRVDLKEYVGYCSHWQLTQMFQRFYPGQAPSLAEDFAEHVLRATNQISPAQVQGYFMLYKNDPVGAIHNAESLRR, from the exons ATGCAGATGATAGACTTGCAGACGGGGACTCCTTGGGAATCTGTCACCTTCACAGCCCTGGGCACTGACCGAAAGGTTTTCTTCAACATCCTGGAGGAAG CTCGAGAGCTAGCCTTGcagcaggaggaagggaagacCGTGATGTACACAGCTGTGGGCTCTGAATGGCGTCCCTTTGGCTATCCACGCCGCCGGCGACCACTGAATTCTGTGGTTCTACAACAGGGTCTGGCTGACCGAATTGTCAGAGACGTCCAGGAATTCATCGATAACCCCAAGTGGTACACTGACAGAG GCATTCCTTACAGACGTGGCTACCTGCTTTATGGGCCCCCTGGTTGCGGAAAGAGCAGTTTTAT CACAGCCCTGGCTGGGGAACTGGAGCACAGCATCTGCCTGCTGAGCCTCACGGACTCCAGCCTCTCTGATGACCGACTCAACCACCTGCTGAGCGTGGCCCCGCAGCAGAGCCTGGTACTCCTGGAGGATGTGGATGCTGCTTTTCTCAGTCGAGACTTGGCTGTGGAGA ACCCAGTAAAGTACCAAGGCCTAGGTCGCCTCACCTTCAGTGGACTGCTCAATGCCTTGGATGGTGTGGCTTCCACTGAGGCCCGCATCGTGTTCATGACCACCAACCATGTTGACAG GCTGGACCCCGCCCTGATACGCCCGGGGCGAGTGGACCTGAAGGAGTACGTGGGCTACTGCTCACACTGGCAGCTGACCCAGATGTTCCAGAGGTTCTATCCAGGGCAGGCACCTTCCTTAGCTGAGGACTTTGCAGAACATGTCCTTCGAGCTACAAACCAGATCAGTCCTGCCCAGGTGCAGGGCTACTTCATGCTGTATAAAAATGACCCTGTAGGAGCAATTCACAATGCTGAGTCTCTGAGGAGATGA
- the BCS1L gene encoding mitochondrial chaperone BCS1 isoform X4 codes for MYTAVGSEWRPFGYPRRRRPLNSVVLQQGLADRIVRDVQEFIDNPKWYTDRGIPYRRGYLLYGPPGCGKSSFITALAGELEHSICLLSLTDSSLSDDRLNHLLSVAPQQSLVLLEDVDAAFLSRDLAVENPVKYQGLGRLTFSGLLNALDGVASTEARIVFMTTNHVDRLDPALIRPGRVDLKEYVGYCSHWQLTQMFQRFYPGQAPSLAEDFAEHVLRATNQISPAQVQGYFMLYKNDPVGAIHNAESLRR; via the exons ATGTACACAGCTGTGGGCTCTGAATGGCGTCCCTTTGGCTATCCACGCCGCCGGCGACCACTGAATTCTGTGGTTCTACAACAGGGTCTGGCTGACCGAATTGTCAGAGACGTCCAGGAATTCATCGATAACCCCAAGTGGTACACTGACAGAG GCATTCCTTACAGACGTGGCTACCTGCTTTATGGGCCCCCTGGTTGCGGAAAGAGCAGTTTTAT CACAGCCCTGGCTGGGGAACTGGAGCACAGCATCTGCCTGCTGAGCCTCACGGACTCCAGCCTCTCTGATGACCGACTCAACCACCTGCTGAGCGTGGCCCCGCAGCAGAGCCTGGTACTCCTGGAGGATGTGGATGCTGCTTTTCTCAGTCGAGACTTGGCTGTGGAGA ACCCAGTAAAGTACCAAGGCCTAGGTCGCCTCACCTTCAGTGGACTGCTCAATGCCTTGGATGGTGTGGCTTCCACTGAGGCCCGCATCGTGTTCATGACCACCAACCATGTTGACAG GCTGGACCCCGCCCTGATACGCCCGGGGCGAGTGGACCTGAAGGAGTACGTGGGCTACTGCTCACACTGGCAGCTGACCCAGATGTTCCAGAGGTTCTATCCAGGGCAGGCACCTTCCTTAGCTGAGGACTTTGCAGAACATGTCCTTCGAGCTACAAACCAGATCAGTCCTGCCCAGGTGCAGGGCTACTTCATGCTGTATAAAAATGACCCTGTAGGAGCAATTCACAATGCTGAGTCTCTGAGGAGATGA
- the RNF25 gene encoding E3 ubiquitin-protein ligase RNF25, with protein MAASASAAAGEEDWVLPSEVEVLESIYLDELQVIKGNGRTSPWEIYITLHPATAEDQDSQYVCFTLVLQVPAEYPHEVPQISIRNPRGLSDEQIHTILQVLGHVAKAGLGTAMLYELIEKGKEILTDNNIPHGQCVICLYGFQEKEAFTKTPCYHYFHCHCLARYIQHMEQELKVQGQEQEQERQHAAIKQKAVGVQCPVCREPLVYDLASLKAAPEPQQPMELYQPSAESLRQQEERKRLYQRQQERGGIIDLEAERNRYFISLQQPPAPVEPESAVDVSKGSQPPSTLAAELSTSPAVQSTLPTPLPVATQYICEKIPGARSNQQRLGETQKAMLDPPKPSRGPWRQPERRHPKGGECHAPKGTRDTQELPPPEGPLKEPMDLKPEPHSQGVEGPPQEKGPGSWQGPPPRRTGDCVRWERSKGRTPGSSYPRLPRGQGAYRYRPGTRREPLGLESEDGS; from the exons GGTCCTTCCCTCTGAAGTTGAAGTGTTGGAGTCCATCTATCTGGATGAACTACAGGTGATTAAAGGAAATGGCAG AACTTCACCATGGGAGATCTACATCACTTTGCATCCTGCCACTGCAGAGGACCAGGATTCACAGTATGTCTGCTTCACTCTGGTGCTTCAGGTCCCAGCAGAG TATCCCCATGAGGTGCCACAGATCTCTATCCGAAATCCCCGAGGACTTTCAGATGAACAGATCCACAC GATCTTACAGGTGCTGGGACATGTGGCCAAGGCTGGGCTGGGGACTGCCATGCTCTATGAACTCATTGAG aaagggaaggaaattctcACAGATAACAACATCCCTCATGGCCAGTGTGTCATCTGCCTCTATGGTTTCCAG GAGAAGGAGGCCTTTACCAAAACACCCTGTTACCACTACTTCCACTGCCACTGCCTTGCTCGGTACATCCAGCACATGGAGCAAGAGCTGAAGGTACAAGGACAGGAGCAGGAACAGGAACGGCAGCATGCTGCAATCAAACAG aagGCAGTCGGTGTGCAGTGTCCAGTGTGCAGAGAGCCCCTCGTgtatgatcttgcctcactgaaAGCAGCCCCTGAACCCCAACAGCCCATG GAGCTGTACCAGCCCAGTGCAGAGAGCTTGCGCCAGCAAGAAGAACGCAAGCGGCTCTACCAGAGGCAGCAGGAGCGGGGGGGAATCATTGACCTTGAGGCTGAGCGAAACCGATACTTCATCAGCCTTCAGCAG CCTCCTGCCCCTGTGGAACCTGAGTCAGCTGTAGATGTCTCCAAAGGATCCCAACCACCCAGCACCCTTGCAGCAGAACTGTCCACCTCACCAGCCGTGCAATCCACTTTGCCAACTCCTCTGCCTGTGGCGACCCAGTACATATGTGAGAAGATTCCAGGGGCCAGGTCAAATCAGCAAAGGTTGGGCGAAACCCAGAAAGCTATGCTAGATCCCCCCAAGCCCAGTCGAGGTCCCTGGCGACAGCCCGAACGGAGGCACCCGAAGGGAGGGGAGTGCCACGCCCCTAAAGGTACCCGTGACACCCAGGAACTGCCACCTCCTGAGGGGCCCCTCAAGGAGCCCATGGACCTAAAGCCAGAACCCCATAGCCAAGGAGTTGAAGGTCCTCCACAAGAGAAGGGGCCTGGCAGCTGGCAGGGGCCCCCACCCCGCAGGACTGGGGACTGTGTTCGTTGGGAGCGCTCTAAAGGCCGGACACCTGGTTCTTCCTACCCTCGCCTGCCTCGGGGCCAGGGAGCATACCGATACCGGCCTGGTACTCGGAGGGAGCCCCTGGGCCTGGAATCTGAGGATGGTTCCTAG